The DNA segment AAAGATTTCAATCAATGCTGAAAGTGAATACAATGAGGTGCGACAACAAAGATTGAGCAAAACGACAGCTATGACTCGAACAAAAACTCGGACTGAAATTTGCTCGGCGCGAATGGAGCCGCAAATGGACCTCAAATAGCGAGCAATGAACAGCTCGAACAATCTCGACTCAGCTTCCGGCCTCAGTTAATCTTCAttttttaaaatcagaaaatcaaaagaaaagctGAAATACTAAGaaaactaaactgattttttttttattttctggaATTCGAGAAGGAAATTGACAACTAAACTAAATTTTTTAGTATTCTTGTTTAGAAACTCCAAGAACAGAAGCCCTAGCGAAGAAACTTAAGCCGAAGAAAAGGTTTTACTCTCCAAAACCCTAGAACTTTTCTTCTCTCCCGTTTTGGACTGAAAGATTGTCCTAGAATATTTACCCGAAAATTTTGTCTCtgatcccttttttttttctcttccccCCTTTCTTCCCTAAGACATTAGATATATATAGCCCTGCCCTCCTTCCAAATCCAAAACCCCCCAACTCTTTGTGTGGACGATATTTCGGGACAAATGGAGGGCATGGATTGATTGTCAATCGATCCATGGCTCCCATTAATCTAAAAATCGCCCCAAAGAGAATCTAGACGCGAAATATTCGGAAGGAATAATCTTGTTGTCAGAGTTAGTTAGGCTATGTGGCATGAGGAGAGAGGAGGGAGCACGTGAGGTGCGCGGGTTTGATTTTTCCGGTGGGTTTCGGGTATAGCAGCAGCGAGAGAAGGTGGAGGGGGCGCCGTTTGGTTAGGATAGAGATAGGGTTAGGGTTTCTTGATATTAGGCTTATATATTTAGGTGAGGGTGAATAATAACCATCAGATGAGTTAGGAGTGAAGGGCCGAGATTGAATGGGGGAAATAGGGGCGGGTCGGCCGGTTTGGGACGGGTCATGGGTTCAGACGTTGAGGCATTGGGCTGGGCGAGCTGGATAATTCGGGGGAATTGTTTGGGCCAGAAATTGTTTTTGGCCCAAATTCAGAACCAAAcagattttttctttcttttcttttcttttttcttgattttaaatcctaataaaaattaattaattaaaaacctaaattaagtgctaaatcaatctaatttgtaaaaataaaCCTAGTTATCTATTTTACCATAATTAATGAATTTAGACTAATAAAAGAAGAATTACTAATTTGCAATTTAAAGCTAAAAGTGTAAAAATGactcatattttttgtgattttcgtttaataatgcaattaaatcatgcaattaaatcctaaatgcaactaGACCTAAAATGTTATGCACGAAATACTTtagatattttggtatttttcttatgattttagcATGTTAAATATGCAACTAAATGCAAGCAACTTTTAACCAAAATTCCTACAAATtctataaaactaaaaacaattaagaaaaatctatttgtaaatttctataggaatattttagtcgggcaaaaatcacatgctcacagggagcaggagaaaaaaaaaagagggaggagagaattgagagaaatttatttttcttcttctaggataagggaatttctactcgtgtcattctttcttcggttttttttttcgaaaaatccagcaatTCATCACCTAAACTCCAGCCCCTAACCAACTGGAAACCAAGCTAAAAAGCACCACAAAAACGAGCGGAAAACCCAGCGAAACAGTCCCCTTTTGTATAGAAAACAACAGCTCCAAAGTTGAGTCGTCGAGTTCGAGCTCCATTTGTCGATTTTGGTCGAGGCTCCATTTACATCCTTTTCCATTGTCCGAGTTTCAAAACAGTCTTGTAAAGGTCCATTTCTCTCATCATTATTTTATTAAGATATTATGcttgaatatataatttgatCTTTTTTAGATTCATgaagattgaattttttttttttctgtattaATTGTTAGGTCTCATTAGCTTTGTTAAATTTTGCGACTTTCTTGATGATTAACATGAagattgataaaaaaaaatataatttttgggcACGTAGTTAATGTTTGAACTTTGGGGATAAAATCTATGTTTACTAGTTGAAATTGGAAAATGAGGTTTGGActtcaaaaaaaataatgattGGGCCTGGTGATTGGGGTTTGCTTAATGAAATATGTACTACTGCAATTGACTAATTGATAGGGGAGTAGCTTGATGAACTAGTAACTGGACATACTCATTAATTGGCTTTAAAGGGCCAATTATACTATGATCCAATTTAATTTATCTGGTCCAAAATAGTTTCTGTCATGCCCAATTTAGTAAGAGCAAAAGCTGACCCATTTTCCACAATTGATTTCCATAGCTCTTGACCTTACACAGATCTCAAACTCGTAAGGAAAAATAAATCATGAACAcgtgctagttgctttaggcgcgattaataaatcatcgtgactatgagtATGGTTCCtatggcatggtcacgatacgtaaaccCCAACTCAAGTgtgcgtttcacgcgacttgacttcaacttcgaataataataaaaataaacatgttgtaaatcgcgggtgcgtttcacgtgacgcgattcgcaatatgtacaaaaataaatgagtTTGCGATATCACAACTTGTTCAAATAagttccataaataattaaaagtggttaaaaggaataaaaatgcacatataGGTTTAAAACATATATTAAATCGGATaactaggccaattattaatagttgagtgaccgtgctaaaaccacggaactcgggagtgcctcacaccttctctagagttaacagaattccttacccggtcttctgtgttcgcagaccataaataagaatcaaattttctcgatttgggattctaaaataaatcggtgacttgggacaccataaattatttcaagtggcgactttgaataaataaataatctcatttcgaataatgtcacttaaattagaaaaactccctatcccctacctctcggaaaaaaggaggtgtgacaacactaAATCAAAAAGATCCACTTAGTCTTTTTCAACACTTTTTAAGGTCCAATAATGGAGTTTCGAGATTTTTATAGTAAATCACTAAAACCTATGTTTGAACTAAAAATTTAAGCACAAATTATCAACAGCCAAATAAGTTTAACAATAATCGATCACTAACTTGTATTTTTCACCACCATACAAAATTTTCAAGCATTAAAAATTGAATAACTATGATGTTCAAGTCAAAAGTGAGGGCATTTTACTAAGACCAGTTAAATGATACATCATGTCAAGACCAGTCCCTTTTTGGTTTAATTCTTGCTTCAATTAGAGACAGGAAAAGCAAACTCTAGAAGCTCCTTGTTATTGTTAAATTCAGACATGACTTCTTTTCCTAAACTAACAAGTACTTCTATTCCATCCCCATTTTTATCATCTGACAACAAAAAGAAGTTTATAGTACCATTAGTTACAACTACTCTTTCAGGCTTACCCCATCCAAAGTCCACATTATATAATTGGTAGTTGCACAAGCTACTACAACAATACACATCCATAGTATCATTCAAATACTCAAGTGCTGAGAGTACTACACCATTTTGATTGACAAGATCATGTTTCATATtaagttgttctttttcttttctcaaatCTTGAACGATTCTTGCAACCTTCATTTGTTCTTCGTCTGTTGATTTTATTAAGATTGATGAAATAAGATTGCCTGCGGAGTTATTGGGGAGAGGGGGATTGAGTCTTGGTCGTAAATTCACAACCTGGATAAGTGCAGATGGTTTAAACAAACCTGATCCTGAACTCGACCTTGATGTAGCCATATTAGCACACTTATAGAGCAGTGCTGTCACAACCTCGTTACGTGTCGGATTTTGCACTCCTCCTGAATCTGATGCCATAAATTTCTTGAGAGCACTGAGTTTAGAAGAGGAGAAAACATACCTTTTTGTTATATAAGGTAGTGTATTAGGGGTAATACGTGATATAGCTGAAGAATGATCATCGTAGGTTGGTGGAAAAATAGACGCACCAATCCATTGTGGTGTTGATAGCCTACTTATCGCATAATTTGATGAAGTAGCAGAACGGGCAATAGTTGCCCAGTCATTCATAAAATTAATCTCTGTACACCCGTCTCCAATCTTGTGCGATAAACATGCACTGACTGCTATTTCTCCACATCTGAAGTGACTTAATTGAGCCACAACAAAATAATTAGTACCCTCATAATATGAAGTACTATTCCAAGGTAAATTTTTAGGGAAGGCCAAATATTCAGGACCAGTATCCGGAAGATTGACAACTTCAGACATAGAACAATTCAGTTCAACATTCAAGAATTTGGCTCCCATGTCATTGCATTCAATGGATAGATTATCCTTCAACTTTCCTGCAAATGGATAGTAAGAGCTTAAGGTTTTCGATAGAGATTTCTCGAGAGTTTGAGATACTTCTAGTTTGGAACTTTTATTGATGATCTTGTGCTCTAGAGGTCTACGGTAGAAGAAAGCTATGGGAATGTACATGGTACTCATGAGTTGATCAATAAGAGAAAGCTTGTAATGTCTAAGGGGAGATGGGGTGGCAGAGAATGGCTTAATAATCTTTTCTGAAACTGAAATGAGTCTTGAACTAGTCATCTTAATTATTACTCACAatgattgatatatatatatatatatatatacacacacaagagggttgctctgatggtaagcaacctccacttccaaccaagaggttgtgagttcgagtcaccccaagagcaaggtggggagttcttggagggaaggatggtctattggaaacagcctctctacctcatggtaggggtaaggtatatatatatatatatatatatatatatataatgtttaatttgatttgttttaATTATACAAGCACTTCTTGTATACGCAAATCAAGAGAATGTTACTCTctccggtccactttaattgattttttgactttttttgtagttgacaatatttgattttttcatatATCAAGAAAGAATTAACTTCTTTGTTCCAAAGTTGCTTTAGGAGTAAAGAGTCCAtgagtatttgttatattttcaatgaacaaattaaggttcatatggtcaattttatagctaattaatgttaaaaggtagATTCCTTAATATGtatgaaaacaaccaaaaaaattaattaaagtgtaCCGAAGGGAGTATATATTTTAGGCCTTCATTAATTTGTATGCATTTAATGAAGATTttaatcttaatcattcagatttTGGTCATTAAGTATACTTATCTTCTAGGTTTTGAATCTTAATTATTAAGTGACTTGTTTTTCTTCTTACAACCACTTAATGGTATGCAAATGAGACATTTCACCACTATTTGTCATCACCTCTAGCAATCAACCATCGACAACCACCATCAGCTACCGCCATATATCGCTAACCACTACTACCAATCGCTATCACTattatttattactattattCACTACAATTATCAACCCCCACCAACTATCATTAATTAATCACTAGTGTCGCCTGCTAATGATCATTATCTAATACCCACAACCACCGTCATTAGCCACCACCACCATCAACTGCTACCGTTATTCAGCACCCATAATCAACATTGTTAGCTATCACCGTCTGCACCAACcagcatataaatatttttaaatattttatcaatatagtattaaattaatcaatattttatttaaattatatatctATTACTAATTTTCAATAAAGATAAACTTTTATATGTGAGATAACTTATTGTCTTAATTATATTCAGATTGTACTATAATATTTCAATATTTAGATGTGTATTTAAATTTAGTATTTTAATCTTAATAAAAATAAACGGGGTTTTATTGGAGCTAATTAGGACTTATGGTGCAAAAAATAACCTTTAACAAACATTGAAATAGCTGCAGCAAATTAACCATGAGTTGCAAATTGCTAAATactatgggtgtgtttggtatataGGGAAATATTTTctgttttctaaattttttttttgtttggttgaCCAAGATATCTTGTCTAAGAAAACAAGCTCCTTAAAAATTAGGATAACCCGGGTGAGAgtaggaaacaacaacaacacctATTAAACAAAGTTTAGGTTGACGAAATGAGTTTAAGCTTTACTCATATcatcatgccaaaaataaaataacaataacgaaGATAAGTTAAAtatgtataataataataataataataattattattattattattattattgaattTTAATTTAATAGATTAAATGGACGGATATTTAGGTCGATTCTTCTTATTATTTCCTGTACAAACTAATTGAATTTTAAAATCAGTCTTCAACACTTTATTTCAACCTTTTCGTTCCATATTGTGGACCATTGAAATCATTGCGGAGTTTTTAATTAATCACGATTAATGATtttgttttacttttgtttttcaattttgatTCATTTCCACGTTGAGCGACATGGAGAGCACGTCTTACAAGCTTGTGAAACCTGAAACACGTtagaagaaaaaacaaataagaaaaaaagaaattgctGGCATTGCGTGTAGTCTCTGAAAAAATTGATCAGTTCTTCGTTCCCGTGTGAAAATAGTATTTGATAAATACAGCACTTTTCACGTTAACTAGTATACTAATTAACGTGTCTAATAAAGAATATTAATCATGTCTAAACTCTAATGTTGACCTGGTTTTTTAGCATATTATAAGTATTATTTAACAAAATTCCTATTGACATCTTGTTTTCCAATACAATCAATCtatatctatttattttttatattatcttAAAAGCAcaaaacatcttagagaaatgtCGTTCGGTTTTTTTTAACctctaaaaatgataaaatcgtAATTaagttattttcttaatatttagaactttaaatcaactaaaatccTGCTAATTAAATATTTCCTTATTGAATACTCCCTCCGATCCACTTTATTTAAAATCCTgctaattaaattattttcacacatattaagaaattcatattttagcattaattaataataagagtaaacatattaaccttaatttgttcattgaaaatatagCAAATACCCATAGGTTATTTACTCCAACGGCAACTttagaaaaaagaaattaattccttcttgatatctgaaaaaatcaaatattgtgggACACAAATATTATTGCTGAATATATCTTCCATGCAATTTGACAACTATCTAAAAAAGAAGTGGCCAGCAATTGATAACTATGTGGATACAGGAGTTGTTGTCACCAGGAAATTCTCTCAAAGTTTAAGCTAGACACCCCTCAAAAGGTGTACAAGACTTAAATGACACTCTTTCACATACTATTGTTTCACTTTGTGAACTTGTGTATTCTTCAAAGGTCTAAGAGGAGCCATTAGGCCACTCTGCTTAACATGGCTTTGATGGAACTGTTGGATATTGCGAAGCCATAAGCCCACCTAGCTTGATGATTCAATACATGACAAGGAATGTTGACACTTCAAAACCCAAGTATGCTATGCTTTATGGATTCATGTTGACTAAGTTGTTTGACAAGCTCAACATCTCCCTGAATGAACTAAAGTTTGGGAACCACAATAATGTACTGGATGCAGTCACACTCAGAAGTGTGGTTATGGTGAGATCAAGGCTAGGGGTCTAATTGGTGCTACTATTTTGCCTAGGAGTAGCAGGGATGCTTGATGGTAGACTAAAAACTCGTATTTTAGTCATAATTTGGACTCTAATCACTGCATTTTACATATGGTTGAACTTAATTAATGGTGATTTATACTTATTACGTATTTTATGCCTAGCAGGAATTGATTCCGAGCTATTAAGATAATCTAGAACTAATTTGAataagttggagctttgaagtctgagtaaaagcccaaaaaaTTAAGTCGGGATTACGTTTGGGGGttgaggaccaagtctggatgtcaaaaagtgagaaaacaaaaattactctGAGAAAATTGCACTACCGCGCCACGCCATGTGTAGTGGGGCGCTAGTGCAAAATTCCTGCAGAGTGTAAAAATCAACTCTTTAAACTTCTCCACAAGAGCACCGTGTGGGGCAACGCGCCATGCGCCGCGcatgtgcaatttttacagagtatTTCTACTACTTCGGCTTGGAAAGGATAGTTTTGTCCGGGCGCATTCCTACATGATACATCAAAAACATGATTTTTAGAGGACTTTTGACCTTAGAAGCTTttggagagcattggaggctacaagacacaagatttcatcatctttTCATCAATTCAATACgagagtttggattgtaacgttaGATTGATGTTTTCTTACTCTTTAATCATATTTGTAATGACTTCttccatgattatggagtagtttcccTTAGGGTTTGACGGATATAGTGTTTTGATTaatatttgtggattttaactctagttcttgcttgaattcgtTAAAGGAGTTTTGAATTGTTGCAACTTTATTCACCgatttatttaatcgaaagacgaatattttggtgattatctttgcattattttgtatattttaattcagtgattctcttaagtaatcgaaagagcttgttgaattattgtttaaaccaagttaggagaatattcgagagacgttttcctaaaGACTAATTATTAATGCGTGCTTGCATACCTTCACATTGtttatattagttcacctcgtagagataagatttaatcgagagagaagtcttgactacacgtttgaactaatcatcgagtgaattcgtgagaatcatttgAACATTAGAGTGAATTAAACATGAGTTAAATCCAAAATAGCTATCTTGCACATATCCTGTCAAAACCCTCATTTCTCACATTGATAATAACCCGGCTCTGCGAATCTCTAATTCTTTGAAGTCAATTGtcaatttgtaacgacccggccggtcgtttcgagagttataaccccattTTCCTTATTCCTACTTTTTTtggtgttattcagctatattatgttatatcgggttagtgggttcgagtccggaaggaactcggagtgaaaggagacacttagtctcatagtTGAAAAACAaataagttagaaaagtggatcggatatgaacctatatgtaaacgacctcgaatttgaattttgatgattccaatagctccgtatggtgattttgggcttaggagcatgtccgaaatattatttggaagtccgtagaggaattaggcttgaaatgccgaaagttttatttttgagaaatttgaccacggggtgactttttgatatcggggtaggaatccgattctgaaaattaaaatacctctgttatgtcatttaggacttgtgtacaaaatttgaggtcaatcagacgtgatttgataggtttcggagttgtttgtagaaattagaaatttcaaagttcattaggcttgaattggggtgtaattcatggttttagcgttgtttgaggtaatttgaagattcgaataagttcatatgatgttttaggacttgttggtatatttggttgaggtcccgaggtcctcgggtgagtttcggatggttaacggatcaaaaattaaactagaacagctgctgcaatttccttctgttagaaattgcttctgcccagaaatcgagcccagatgtgaGCCCAGATCAAGCTCAGGGTTGAGGGCTAccatcgaagcccagatcgagctcagggtcgagggccacgatctaagccatgatcgagcccagagtcgagggccacgatcgaagccatgatcgagggtcacggtcgaaggccgggtcgaagacataatcgagggccaggatcgaggggcaggaccgaggaccaggatcgaggacctcgatcgaaggccaagattgaggcataaccgaggatgtctgggcagaattataaaaatagggacttcgtcccatttgccatttttgacaaattggagcttgaggagaggcgatttttgatatattttcaaggaaaacttgaggtaagtcccttgtgatcatttctactacataatattgaattatcattgaataatccgactagattacatgattttgaggtgtaaatcggagattggaatttagaaatttggaaataagatttgtagatttgagggtcgagttgaggttggattttggtaaaattggtatgggtagactcgtggttgaatgagcttttggattttgtaacttttgtcgggttccgagatgtgggccccacaagcgatgtttgagctaattttcggatttttatggaacaaatcattattatcttgtggaattaattccaataaattttattgactgaaacgaattatttatgatcagattcgaggcgtttggagaccaattcacgaggaaagggcattgcagaataagaatttcgcggtttgaggtaagtaacgattgtaaatctagtcttgagggtatgaaacctcggattttatatcattctactattttagtgacgcacatgctaggtgacgggcgtgtgggcgtgcactgttggggatttgtgacttggtgtgccccgtagcaactgtaaagttgcatactttgttgaatcattgatacttatatgttttagaaagattttctgtaaattgggttgaatgccatgtttgggccttgcgccaatgctgtttggacccttaggggctgtttcttaccatcctctcactgttttcgattgaaaatctatactcagtcatgtttatacttgtttatcgcataactcagttttaagattctattttgatgcatataaatattttgggccgaatgccctgttttactgaaatgcccgagtggcctgatttgtgaggatgagtatggatcTAGGCTgccccgcctgcaacatactttatgactgagtgaggccgaggtcctgatttgtgaggatgagtgtggatcggggatgcccgcctgcagcatactttattattatcgcacgtgagttgtccgtgcagattatagcgcttgggctgaaggagcccctccgaaatctgtacacacccccagtgagcgcaggtacctactgagtgcgaatgccgagtgccgagtgctgagtgactgggaggcaagagtgattgtgaggtatgcccgagtggcaagagtaattgtgaggtatgcccgagtggcaagagtgattgtaaggtatgcccgagtggcacgagtgactgtgaggtttgcccgaggggctgtatatgagtgatgttttgcccgaggggctgtttatgatttcatcatttttgctcacctttgcattgagcctttgtttgaaaaactgttggaaaaatatctttaaataatttttactggaactggatttaaacgagatgtttgattcaaatcctgatttttaagagcatgtggtatgttactgagatttcctgatatgaacgttatatgctttattgctcgtcactattgttcagtctttatttattgttgttagttactgagttggcgtacttacgttactctctgcaccttgtgtgcagatccaggtgtagctggacacggtagcggttattgagtgttctgattgcagattttcttggagatagcaaggtagctgtttggcgatcgcagcccctgctcttctccctcttatcttcctctagttatatttagctatttttcgggctgagttaaccttgatattgttagac comes from the Nicotiana tabacum cultivar K326 chromosome 14, ASM71507v2, whole genome shotgun sequence genome and includes:
- the LOC107772916 gene encoding acyltransferase Pun1-like, which encodes MTSSRLISVSEKIIKPFSATPSPLRHYKLSLIDQLMSTMYIPIAFFYRRPLEHKIINKSSKLEVSQTLEKSLSKTLSSYYPFAGKLKDNLSIECNDMGAKFLNVELNCSMSEVVNLPDTGPEYLAFPKNLPWNSTSYYEGTNYFVVAQLSHFRCGEIAVSACLSHKIGDGCTEINFMNDWATIARSATSSNYAISRLSTPQWIGASIFPPTYDDHSSAISRITPNTLPYITKRYVFSSSKLSALKKFMASDSGGVQNPTRNEVVTALLYKCANMATSRSSSGSGLFKPSALIQVVNLRPRLNPPLPNNSAGNLISSILIKSTDEEQMKVARIVQDLRKEKEQLNMKHDLVNQNGVVLSALEYLNDTMDVYCCSSLCNYQLYNVDFGWGKPERVVVTNGTINFFLLSDDKNGDGIEVLVSLGKEVMSEFNNNKELLEFAFPVSN